A genomic region of Bacteroidota bacterium contains the following coding sequences:
- a CDS encoding YigZ family protein, with the protein MTEKDTYNCIVNPGTESLFKDKGSKFIGYAFYVENEEEVKGKIEEVKKIHYAARHHCYAYRFGTEEIKFRANDDGEPSHSAGDPILGQIVAKDLTNVLVIVVRYFGGVKLGVGGLIQAYKTAAKEILNECKIVTNTINKTFLVTLEYPELNQLMRFIKERNLNIIEQKMEMNCEVTLSIRLKDADSIYDKLSKMHKLKTKIL; encoded by the coding sequence ATGACAGAAAAAGACACATATAATTGTATTGTAAACCCCGGAACAGAATCGTTGTTCAAAGACAAGGGAAGTAAATTTATTGGTTACGCATTTTATGTTGAAAATGAAGAAGAGGTCAAGGGGAAAATTGAAGAAGTAAAAAAAATACACTACGCAGCCCGACATCACTGTTATGCATACAGATTTGGCACTGAGGAAATAAAATTCAGAGCTAACGATGATGGCGAACCTTCGCATTCGGCAGGAGATCCGATACTGGGGCAAATAGTAGCCAAGGATTTAACCAATGTTTTGGTAATAGTTGTCAGATATTTTGGAGGGGTTAAATTAGGTGTAGGAGGATTAATTCAGGCATATAAAACAGCTGCGAAAGAAATATTAAACGAGTGCAAAATAGTTACAAATACAATTAATAAGACTTTTTTAGTTACCTTAGAATACCCTGAGTTAAATCAACTAATGAGATTTATAAAAGAACGCAACCTTAATATAATAGAGCAAAAAATGGAAATGAACTGCGAGGTAACACTTTCCATCAGATTAAAAGATGCTGACTCAATTTATGATAAGCTATCTAAAATGCACAAACTAAAAACTAAAATACTTTAA
- a CDS encoding NUDIX domain-containing protein → MNKQVQSHLDISVDCVVFGFHNNKLRVLLIEQEHPEGSGHRYALPGDLVFSDENIDHAAERVLFELTSLKGIYLEQFHTFGDPKRVRQEKDQEWLKSIRKNPDARVITVAYYSLVKMEDYVPSPSSFAERAEWKDILNIPELAFDHNEILSKALEILRSQVSNHKIGFELLPEKFTLGQLQQLYEVILNKHLDKRNFRKAIKKMDTVLALDEKQKGVLHKPAQLFTYIGKRKI, encoded by the coding sequence ATGAATAAACAAGTGCAATCTCACCTTGATATTTCAGTAGACTGCGTTGTTTTTGGATTTCACAACAACAAACTGAGAGTACTACTGATTGAACAAGAACATCCTGAGGGATCAGGTCACAGGTATGCATTACCCGGTGATTTGGTTTTTTCAGATGAAAATATTGACCACGCTGCAGAAAGAGTCTTATTTGAACTTACCAGTTTAAAAGGTATCTATCTGGAGCAATTCCACACTTTTGGCGACCCTAAAAGGGTTAGACAGGAAAAAGACCAGGAGTGGTTAAAATCTATCAGAAAAAACCCGGATGCAAGAGTCATTACGGTTGCTTACTATTCGTTAGTAAAAATGGAAGACTATGTTCCTTCTCCTTCTTCTTTCGCTGAAAGAGCTGAATGGAAAGATATTCTAAACATACCCGAATTGGCTTTCGACCACAATGAAATCTTAAGCAAAGCTCTGGAAATTTTGAGAAGCCAGGTATCCAACCATAAGATTGGATTTGAACTTCTTCCGGAAAAATTCACATTGGGACAATTACAACAATTATACGAGGTAATACTTAATAAACATCTCGATAAACGTAATTTCAGAAAAGCTATTAAGAAAATGGATACTGTATTGGCCTTAGATGAAAAACAAAAAGGAGTTTTACATAAACCTGCCCAGCTTTTCACCTATATTGGCAAAAGAAAAATATAA
- the pfkA gene encoding 6-phosphofructokinase, producing MEKINKIGVLTSGGDAPGMNAAIRSVVRTCSFYNIECIGVRQGYQGLIEGQFQKLNARSVSNIINKGGTILKSARSLEFKTVEGRISAFENFKSEGLDALVVIGGDGSFTGGMIFQKEHGVPVIGIPGTIDNDIYGTDLTLGYDTAMNTVVEAIDKIRDTASSHNRLFFIEVMGRDSGFIALNTGIAGGAEEILIPEENMGLERLIESLKASSRSGKSSSIVVVAEGEKSGKNVFELGEYVEDHFENYEVKVSVLGHIQRGGSPTVTDRVLASRLGVAAVEGLLDRKSNVMVGLINNKIVMTPLEKAIKENNQIDKELLRVAEIMSV from the coding sequence ATGGAAAAGATAAACAAAATAGGTGTGTTGACATCTGGAGGTGATGCTCCCGGTATGAATGCTGCAATACGTTCGGTAGTACGTACTTGTTCTTTTTATAATATAGAGTGTATAGGTGTTCGTCAGGGGTATCAAGGCTTAATTGAAGGGCAGTTTCAGAAGTTAAATGCGCGTTCGGTTAGTAACATTATTAATAAGGGTGGTACTATTCTGAAATCAGCGAGATCTTTGGAGTTCAAAACAGTAGAAGGACGAATAAGTGCTTTTGAGAACTTTAAAAGTGAAGGACTAGATGCTTTGGTTGTTATTGGAGGAGACGGATCTTTTACCGGAGGAATGATATTTCAAAAAGAACACGGAGTTCCTGTAATTGGTATTCCCGGAACTATAGATAACGATATTTATGGAACTGATCTTACTTTGGGCTATGATACTGCTATGAATACTGTTGTTGAGGCAATTGATAAAATTAGAGATACTGCATCTTCACATAACAGATTGTTTTTCATTGAAGTTATGGGGCGTGATTCCGGATTTATCGCATTAAATACGGGTATAGCCGGAGGAGCGGAAGAAATTCTTATTCCTGAAGAAAATATGGGGCTTGAAAGGTTGATTGAATCTTTAAAAGCATCTTCAAGATCGGGTAAATCATCAAGTATAGTTGTTGTAGCTGAAGGAGAGAAAAGCGGGAAAAACGTATTTGAGTTAGGAGAGTATGTAGAAGATCACTTTGAAAATTATGAAGTGAAAGTTTCTGTACTGGGGCATATTCAAAGAGGAGGCTCACCAACGGTTACAGACCGTGTTTTAGCCAGTCGACTTGGAGTAGCAGCAGTTGAAGGACTTCTTGACAGGAAAAGTAATGTTATGGTTGGGTTGATCAATAATAAAATTGTTATGACTCCGCTGGAAAAGGCTATTAAAGAAAACAATCAAATAGATAAAGAGCTGTTGAGAGTAGCAGAAATTATGTCTGTTTAA
- the gap gene encoding type I glyceraldehyde-3-phosphate dehydrogenase yields MGTIKIGINGFGRIGRLVFRAAAKKENVQVVGINDLIDVDYMAYMLKYDSVHGRFDGTVEVKDGNLVVDGNVIRVTAERNPADLKWDAIGAEYVVESTGIFLTKDTAKAHIEAGAKKVVMSAPSKDDTPMFVMGVNHTELTAEDTIVSNASCTTNCLAPIAKVMHDNFGIAEGLMTTVHAATATQKTVDGPSMKDWRGGRSAVNNIIPSSTGAAKAVGKVIPSLNGKLTGMAFRVPTADVSVVDLTIRLEKGASYEEIKAAMKEASETTMKGVLAYTEEAVVSQDFVGETHTSTFDADAGIALTDNFVKLVSWYDNEMGYSTKVVELVEHMATL; encoded by the coding sequence ATGGGAACAATCAAAATTGGTATTAACGGGTTTGGTAGAATTGGTAGACTAGTATTTCGTGCTGCTGCTAAAAAAGAAAATGTTCAGGTTGTAGGAATCAACGATCTTATTGATGTTGACTACATGGCTTACATGCTTAAATATGATTCAGTTCACGGTCGTTTTGATGGTACTGTTGAAGTAAAAGACGGAAACCTGGTAGTAGATGGAAATGTAATCCGTGTTACTGCAGAAAGAAATCCTGCTGATCTTAAATGGGATGCTATTGGTGCTGAGTATGTAGTTGAATCTACAGGTATTTTCTTAACTAAAGATACTGCTAAAGCTCACATCGAAGCTGGAGCTAAGAAAGTAGTTATGTCTGCTCCTTCTAAGGATGATACTCCAATGTTTGTAATGGGAGTTAACCACACTGAACTTACTGCTGAAGATACTATCGTTTCTAATGCATCTTGTACTACAAACTGTTTAGCTCCAATCGCTAAAGTTATGCACGATAACTTCGGTATTGCTGAAGGTTTGATGACAACTGTACACGCTGCTACTGCAACTCAAAAAACTGTTGATGGTCCTTCTATGAAAGACTGGAGAGGTGGACGTTCTGCTGTAAACAATATTATTCCTTCTTCAACTGGTGCTGCTAAAGCTGTAGGTAAAGTTATCCCATCATTGAATGGTAAACTTACAGGTATGGCTTTCCGTGTACCAACTGCTGATGTTTCTGTAGTTGATTTAACAATCAGATTAGAAAAAGGTGCATCTTACGAAGAGATCAAAGCTGCTATGAAAGAAGCTTCTGAAACTACAATGAAAGGTGTTCTTGCATATACTGAAGAGGCTGTTGTTTCTCAGGATTTCGTTGGTGAGACTCACACTTCAACTTTCGATGCTGATGCAGGTATTGCTTTAACTGATAACTTTGTGAAACTTGTTTCTTGGTATGATAACGAAATGGGTTACTCTACAAAAGTAGTTGAGCTAGTAGAGCACATGGCTACACTTTAA
- the aqpZ gene encoding aquaporin Z: MSLSKKLAAEFLGTFWLVFGGTGSAVLAAAFPEVGIGLLGVSLAFGLTVVTWVYAFGHISGGHLNPAVSVGLWMGGRFSASELIPYIISQVLGAVVASAVLYVIASGTANFELGGFASNGYGVHSPGGYSLLAVLVAEVVLTFIFLMVILGATDERAPKGFAPLAIGLTLTLIHLISIPVSNTSVNPARSTGPALFVGDWALTELWMFWVAPIVGAAIAGIAYKFFKE, translated from the coding sequence ATGTCATTATCAAAAAAACTTGCAGCCGAGTTTTTAGGAACTTTCTGGCTGGTATTTGGCGGTACAGGTAGTGCTGTATTAGCTGCAGCATTCCCCGAAGTTGGAATTGGTTTATTAGGTGTTTCTTTAGCTTTTGGTTTAACAGTCGTAACCTGGGTTTACGCTTTTGGCCATATTTCCGGAGGGCATCTCAATCCTGCCGTTTCAGTAGGTTTATGGATGGGAGGACGGTTTTCCGCTTCCGAATTAATTCCATACATTATATCGCAGGTACTGGGAGCTGTAGTTGCTTCTGCTGTTCTTTATGTTATAGCAAGCGGAACTGCTAATTTCGAGTTAGGAGGTTTTGCTTCTAATGGATATGGAGTACATTCGCCGGGAGGATACTCTTTGCTCGCAGTATTGGTTGCCGAAGTTGTTTTAACATTTATATTTTTGATGGTGATACTTGGAGCTACCGACGAAAGGGCTCCAAAAGGATTTGCTCCATTGGCAATTGGTTTGACACTGACTTTGATTCACCTGATTAGTATTCCGGTATCTAATACATCGGTAAATCCTGCAAGAAGTACCGGACCTGCATTATTTGTAGGTGATTGGGCTCTGACTGAACTTTGGATGTTCTGGGTAGCTCCAATAGTTGGAGCGGCTATAGCGGGAATTGCATATAAGTTCTTTAAAGAATAA
- a CDS encoding alpha-amylase family glycosyl hydrolase — protein MKYIRLLAVVFFVIVVSCSVDKKVENGGTEIIGDASPVYLKFQEDNQIVLSDYFLNTDKIDSLVIPSELKYHWSKENGIVNVKGFLKSPFSNMSVYVLDEKYDLPIKSIIKDTYIFKFNANGKRYNNLKIKGTFNNWDTENNPLKLDNGIYTTELELLPGVYQYVLVEGEEEFPNPEAEEKVSNGIGGFNSVLKYGDDTADKAFLWSKLKGDEIEVSSNTDLNVLVYLSNKLILRSDLKEGGNLIIDIPEWSKNIDRSDLHIYAFNNNISSNDLLIPLKNGQPITDSKTLTRHDFHSQIMYEVMVDRFNNGSEENDSPLNQEEVKPIADYMGGDLKGITKKIQEGFFRELGINTLWLTPIVQNPFDAWGEWNEGGVYSRFSGYHGYWPLETTKIDVRFGTPAELDELLDVAHENNMNIVLDYVANHVHQDAQLIKDNPDWKTPLELPDGTLNLEKWDSQRLTTWFDKFLPTLDLENQEVTEVMTDTAMFWLKRYDLDGLRHDACKHIPLNYWRTLTKKVKNEVIVKDNRPIYQVGETYSGPELIGSYVNSGMLNGQFDFNLYDQSVRSFAIGDEGFQTLKSRLEESLTYYGSHHLMGNISGNHDRARVISYVDGSVDFEEDTKLAGWTREINNKGNKGFDIVGQIIAFAAVIPGVPVIYYGDEIAMPGGNDPDNRRMMQFDNLSAEKQNLRNKTGKILKFRRNNMSLLYGDTKVLEANDDVLIILRTYLGENTIAIFNKSNKDNIEFSLPDYVEGELESLFGNDFTNKGNGISIQLPKGGVELIYSKYN, from the coding sequence ATGAAGTATATTAGGTTATTAGCAGTTGTGTTTTTTGTGATTGTTGTATCCTGTTCTGTTGATAAAAAAGTAGAGAATGGCGGTACAGAGATTATAGGCGATGCATCTCCTGTTTATTTAAAGTTTCAGGAGGATAATCAAATAGTTTTATCGGATTATTTTTTAAATACAGATAAAATTGATTCATTGGTTATTCCATCAGAGTTGAAATATCATTGGAGTAAAGAAAATGGGATAGTAAATGTAAAAGGTTTTTTGAAATCTCCTTTTTCCAATATGTCGGTGTATGTTTTGGATGAAAAATATGACTTACCAATAAAGTCGATTATAAAAGATACATATATTTTTAAGTTTAATGCGAATGGTAAAAGGTATAATAATTTAAAAATAAAGGGAACATTTAATAATTGGGATACAGAGAATAACCCCTTAAAGCTCGATAATGGAATATATACTACAGAGCTGGAACTTTTACCGGGTGTTTATCAATATGTTTTAGTAGAAGGGGAAGAAGAATTTCCCAATCCTGAAGCGGAAGAAAAAGTAAGCAATGGTATTGGTGGTTTTAATTCTGTATTGAAGTATGGCGACGATACTGCAGATAAAGCATTCCTGTGGAGTAAACTGAAAGGAGATGAAATTGAAGTTTCATCGAACACCGACCTGAATGTTTTAGTATATTTAAGTAATAAATTAATTCTGAGATCAGACCTTAAAGAAGGAGGTAATTTAATAATAGATATTCCGGAATGGTCGAAAAACATTGATAGAAGTGATTTACATATATATGCCTTTAATAATAATATATCCTCAAACGATTTATTAATTCCTTTAAAAAATGGTCAGCCAATTACCGACTCAAAAACATTGACGAGACATGATTTTCATTCTCAAATTATGTACGAAGTAATGGTTGACCGTTTTAATAATGGAAGTGAGGAAAATGATAGCCCCCTTAATCAGGAAGAGGTAAAACCTATTGCTGATTATATGGGGGGCGATCTGAAAGGAATCACCAAAAAAATACAAGAAGGATTTTTTAGAGAGCTTGGTATAAACACACTTTGGTTAACGCCAATTGTTCAGAACCCGTTTGATGCATGGGGCGAATGGAATGAAGGAGGTGTATATTCAAGATTTTCGGGTTACCATGGTTATTGGCCATTGGAAACAACGAAAATAGATGTGCGTTTTGGAACTCCGGCAGAATTGGATGAATTACTTGATGTGGCGCATGAAAACAATATGAATATTGTTTTAGACTATGTGGCCAATCACGTGCATCAGGATGCACAATTGATAAAAGATAATCCAGACTGGAAAACACCTTTGGAATTACCCGATGGAACATTGAATCTTGAAAAATGGGACAGTCAGAGACTGACAACCTGGTTCGATAAGTTTTTACCAACACTTGATCTGGAAAATCAGGAGGTTACGGAGGTGATGACTGATACAGCTATGTTTTGGTTAAAGCGATACGATTTAGATGGTTTGCGCCATGATGCCTGTAAACATATTCCTTTGAATTATTGGAGGACATTGACTAAAAAAGTAAAAAATGAGGTTATAGTAAAAGACAACAGACCAATTTATCAGGTAGGAGAAACATATTCGGGACCTGAACTAATCGGTTCATATGTTAATTCGGGAATGCTAAACGGGCAATTCGATTTTAATCTGTACGATCAGTCAGTAAGGAGCTTTGCTATTGGCGACGAAGGTTTTCAAACTCTGAAAAGCAGACTTGAAGAGAGTTTGACTTACTATGGATCTCACCATTTGATGGGTAATATTTCCGGTAATCATGATAGGGCAAGGGTAATTTCGTATGTAGATGGTTCGGTTGATTTTGAAGAGGATACAAAACTTGCCGGTTGGACAAGAGAAATAAATAATAAGGGAAATAAAGGCTTTGATATTGTCGGGCAAATTATTGCTTTTGCAGCCGTTATTCCGGGGGTTCCTGTAATATATTATGGCGATGAAATAGCTATGCCCGGAGGAAATGACCCTGATAATCGCAGGATGATGCAGTTTGATAATCTTTCAGCTGAAAAACAAAATCTTCGAAATAAAACAGGTAAGATTCTAAAATTCAGAAGAAATAATATGTCTTTACTGTATGGCGATACTAAAGTATTAGAAGCTAATGATGACGTTTTAATAATACTTAGAACATACTTGGGCGAAAATACAATAGCTATTTTTAACAAATCAAATAAAGATAATATTGAATTTTCTTTACCTGATTATGTAGAGGGTGAATTAGAATCACTATTTGGAAATGATTTTACTAACAAAGGAAATGGTATTAGTATTCAACTCCCAAAAGGAGGAGTAGAACTGATATATTCAAAATATAATTAA
- a CDS encoding methylglyoxal synthase — MEVAIIAHDGKKAEMVSFLMKHLSILNNKKVNLVSTGTTGGHAEKAGLTVARFHSGPIGGDAEIAARVVQGKTKMVLFFRDPLDKHPHEPDVAMLMRLCDVHNVPLATNPATAELLIKSL; from the coding sequence ATGGAAGTAGCTATTATTGCTCACGACGGAAAAAAAGCTGAGATGGTTTCATTTTTGATGAAACATCTTTCTATTCTAAATAATAAAAAAGTAAACCTGGTTTCTACCGGAACTACAGGAGGTCATGCCGAAAAAGCCGGACTTACAGTTGCCAGATTCCACTCAGGGCCTATTGGAGGCGATGCTGAAATTGCTGCAAGAGTAGTGCAGGGAAAAACTAAGATGGTACTCTTCTTTAGAGATCCTTTAGATAAACATCCCCACGAACCGGATGTAGCAATGCTTATGCGACTTTGTGATGTTCACAATGTACCTTTGGCAACTAATCCTGCTACAGCTGAGCTGTTAATTAAATCTTTGTAG